Proteins encoded together in one Pseudomonadota bacterium window:
- a CDS encoding transporter: MKIINGLTRFLAFTTFTVVVSLISGPAIAQDDGARAYWKGRAGTNAISFQYLNMHLQASKALQFDPAHYIYPAADAEADIFVLSWARHMTLFDRPSILSVNVLGGSVDIDFDINLTPPEFLPPGVVPGVSFSQSASGYGDPSVQLDMNLLGTPKINAIFDYLNYEPTWTLDAALMLGVPLGEYDSTKIANLGLNRFYGRIAFPFKYHFGVFTPGYMSSLEVVPSVWLFTENDDFLGQKLQNDPMWQVEAHWTHDFTRHFFGSIDLLYRNGFQSEINGVDLGGDLEIGDLGFTLNFQVTDNVTVRTSFSSNVFGDSDIDNSMIRLQFIYAWDRAIENIRKLGNE; this comes from the coding sequence ATGAAAATAATAAATGGTCTTACCCGATTCTTGGCCTTTACCACATTTACGGTTGTCGTTTCATTGATTTCCGGACCGGCGATTGCTCAGGACGACGGTGCACGCGCTTACTGGAAAGGAAGAGCCGGCACCAACGCAATATCATTCCAATACCTGAACATGCACCTGCAAGCCTCTAAAGCGCTGCAATTCGATCCGGCGCACTACATCTACCCTGCTGCCGACGCCGAGGCCGATATTTTTGTTTTGAGCTGGGCGCGCCATATGACGCTTTTTGATCGGCCTTCAATACTTAGCGTTAACGTACTTGGGGGTAGTGTCGATATAGACTTCGATATCAACCTCACGCCGCCAGAGTTTTTGCCACCCGGTGTCGTCCCGGGTGTTTCGTTTAGTCAGTCTGCTTCCGGCTACGGTGACCCGTCAGTACAACTCGACATGAATCTTCTAGGTACGCCGAAGATAAATGCGATCTTCGATTATCTGAACTACGAACCAACCTGGACCCTCGATGCCGCCTTGATGCTTGGCGTTCCGCTTGGGGAATACGACAGCACCAAAATAGCGAATCTGGGCCTCAATAGATTTTATGGGCGGATCGCGTTCCCATTCAAATACCACTTTGGTGTTTTTACTCCCGGCTATATGTCGAGCCTCGAGGTGGTTCCATCGGTCTGGCTCTTTACCGAGAACGACGACTTTTTGGGACAGAAACTGCAGAACGATCCTATGTGGCAAGTCGAAGCACACTGGACCCATGACTTTACCCGACACTTTTTTGGCTCCATCGATCTGCTTTACCGCAATGGTTTCCAGTCAGAAATCAATGGCGTTGATTTAGGAGGCGACCTCGAGATCGGAGATCTCGGTTTTACCTTGAATTTCCAGGTGACGGACAACGTAACCGTACGAACCAGCTTCAGCTCAAATGTCTTCGGTGACAGTGACATCGATAACAGCATGATCCGACTCCAGTTCATCTACGCATGGGATCGGGCTATCGA